A single window of uncultured Methanospirillum sp. DNA harbors:
- a CDS encoding glycosyltransferase, whose translation MNIKFRPFFLFFFPQALIIFFKLSYKNKINAVITYSILEGILGVIIKFFYKDIKLIISIHGDELLSIELIKGNKIIKRIYMEIFTIIEKIVIKRSNFLIFISKYHKDIILRRTGNENNKNVAIILNDISERIINLSKYPAIRFDKNKKTIGYVGALQWEAKGLKYLINAFIRINKEIPNSQLIIIGNGPDTEKINAFINLNNLSGNVILVGFLSNPIPYIKGFDLVVLPSLSEGISTVLLESLYVGTPVIGSKVGGTPEVLLYNELLFKPKETEELAKKIISILLNNGHYNLIRELCLERKEFFQFNNTVEIINKIQKIIDCNYPIRGNAPPIYEERAKF comes from the coding sequence ATGAATATAAAATTTCGACCGTTTTTTTTATTTTTTTTTCCGCAGGCATTAATTATTTTTTTCAAACTATCATATAAAAATAAAATTAATGCAGTTATAACCTATTCAATCCTTGAAGGGATATTAGGAGTTATTATCAAATTTTTTTATAAAGATATCAAATTAATTATATCAATCCATGGTGATGAATTATTAAGTATTGAATTGATAAAAGGAAATAAAATAATAAAGCGAATTTATATGGAAATATTCACTATTATTGAAAAAATTGTGATCAAAAGATCAAACTTTCTTATATTCATTTCAAAATATCATAAAGACATAATCTTGCGCAGAACAGGAAATGAAAATAATAAAAATGTTGCCATAATTCTAAACGACATTTCTGAAAGGATTATTAATTTAAGCAAATACCCAGCAATTAGATTTGATAAAAATAAAAAAACTATCGGTTATGTAGGAGCCTTGCAATGGGAAGCAAAAGGTTTAAAATATCTAATTAATGCATTTATAAGAATTAATAAAGAAATTCCAAATTCACAATTAATAATTATTGGAAATGGGCCAGATACTGAAAAAATAAATGCTTTTATTAATTTAAATAATCTTTCTGGTAATGTTATTTTAGTTGGATTCTTATCGAATCCTATACCATATATAAAAGGGTTTGATTTAGTAGTTCTTCCCTCACTTAGTGAAGGTATTTCTACAGTTTTACTTGAATCGTTATATGTGGGCACACCAGTAATTGGTTCAAAAGTTGGTGGAACTCCTGAAGTTTTATTATATAATGAGTTATTATTTAAACCCAAAGAAACAGAGGAACTGGCAAAAAAAATTATATCTATCCTGCTTAATAATGGCCACTATAATTTGATTCGAGAATTATGTTTAGAACGGAAAGAATTCTTTCAATTTAACAACACCGTAGAAATAATTAATAAAATTCAAAAGATCATTGACTGCAACTACCCAATTAGAGGAAATGCACCACCGATATATGAAGAGAGAGCAAAATTTTAA